A window from Vigna angularis cultivar LongXiaoDou No.4 chromosome 7, ASM1680809v1, whole genome shotgun sequence encodes these proteins:
- the LOC128197914 gene encoding uncharacterized protein LOC128197914, with protein sequence MVTNELKMLRDEQVQYRERSLSVESQSEQENLRVGDYYPSSSRRRRRDYENPPPPLKEVNVVLPHFHGKDNIEAYLDWEMKVEQIFACQQVSEERKVSLATLSFQGYAMYWWTALVKERMRQQLPPIKYWNELTAALKKRHIPSYYKRELMDKLQRLQQKSMSVEGYRQQMELYIMRAGITEAEETTLARFLSGLNLDIRDKVEQQNQRKISAKRFQSPFEPKFTKAKEPLKPLAKIVEKPNKESSSHTRTSDIKCFKCLGRGHIAAQCPTKRTILLKGKDIYSSESESLTSDSESESEKEEEVFADDCQLLMVRRVLSSQPSLEQLSQRENIFHTRCKIQENYCSLIIDSGSCCNCCSTRLVERLNLAVIPHPKPYRLHWLNEDGDITVKNQVKVALSIGNFKDEVVCDVVPMEACHVLLGRPWQFDHNTIHHGLTNTITVHKQDKKFVLQPLTPTQVAQDQAQMKSAREQEKKQKKKKMPKQQSGEVIESSVTSHKVTQHEVLLNKKTLNNTLQVEQPSYLLLCQGTLICTSSETQTNTLSLAIQKLLKEFDDLFPKEIPNGLPPLRGIEHQIDFIPGATLPNRPAYRTNPQETKEIES encoded by the exons ATGGTTACTAATGAGTTGAAAATGCTAAGAGATGAACAAGTTCAATATAGGGAGAGAAGCCTGAGTGTAGAATCCCAAAGTGAGCAAGAAAACTTAAGAGTAGGAGATTACTATCCTTCTTCATCAAGAAGGCGTAGGCGTGACTATGAAaatcctcctcctcctcttaaGGAAGTCAATGTGGTATTGCCTCATTTTCATGGGAAAGATAACATTGAGGCTTACCTTGACtgggaaatgaaagtagagCAAATATTTGCTTGTCAACAAGTGTCGGAGGAAAGGAAAGTCTCTCTAGCTACCCTTAGttttcaagggtatgcaatgtattggtggactgcTTTAGTCAAAGAGAGAATGAGACAACAACTTCCTCCCATTAAATATTGGAATGAACTCACAGCAGCTCTCAAGAAAAGGCACATTCCCTCTTACTATAAAAGGGAACTTATGGATAAGCTCCAAAGGTTGCAACAAAAGTCTATGTCTGTTGAAGGCTATAGACAACAAATGGAGTTATACATAATGAGAGCAGGGATCACAGAGGCAGAGGAAACTACTTTAGCTAGATTTTTGAGTGGGTTAAATTTGGACATAAGGGATAAA gtagaacaacaaaatcAGCGAAAAATTTCTGCCAAAAGATTTCAGTCTCCCTTTGAGCCGAAATTTACTAAAGCAAAAGAACCCCTCAAACCTCTAGCCAAAATAGTTGAAAAGCCAAACAAAGAGTCCTCTTCACACACTCGCACAAGTGATATAAAGTGTTTCAAGTGTTTAGGTAGGGGTCATATAGCTGCTCAATGTCCTACTAAGAGAACTATTCTTTTAAAGGGAAAGGACATCTATAGCAGTGAAAGTGAATCCCTTACCAGTGATAGTGAGAGTGAAtcagaaaaagaagaggaagtgtTTGCGGATGATTGTCAACTTCTCATGGTGAGAAGGGTGCTTAGCAGTCAACCAAGTCTGGAACAActatcacaaagagagaacattTTTCATACAAGgtgtaaaattcaagaaaactaTTGTTCTCTCATTATTGATAGTGGTTCTTGCTGCAATTGTTGTAGTACCAGACTAGTTGAAAGACTGAATCTTGCTGTAATACCCCATCCCAAACCTTATAGacttcattggctaaatgaagatgggGACATTACAGTCAAGAATCAAGTTAAAGTGGCTCTATCCATAGGgaacttcaaagatgaagttgTTTGTGATGTAGTTCCTATGGAAGCTTGCCATGTGCTATTGGgaagaccatggcaatttgatcataACACTATACACCATGGTCTTACCAATACCATAACTGTGCACAAACAAGACAAGAAATTTGTGCTTCAACCTTTGACACCTACTCAGGTGGCACAagatcaagcacaaatgaagtcCGCTAGGGAACAggaaaagaaacagaaaaagaaaaaaatgccaAAACAACAGAGCGGAGAAGTCATAGAGTCCAGTGTTACTTCCCACAAGGTCACTCAACATGaagttcttttaaataaaaagacttTAAACAATACACTTCAAGTTGAGCAACCTTCATACCTTCTTCTTTGCCAAGGAACACTCATCTGCACATCTAGTGAGACTCAGACTAATACTCTTTCTTTGGCAATACAAaagcttttgaaagaatttgatgatctatTTCCCAAAGAAATTCCAAATGGGCTTCCACCATTAAGAGGGatagaacatcaaattgatttcaTACCAGGGGCAACTCTTCCTAATAGGCCTGCCTATAGGACTAATCCCCAAGAAACCAAAGAAATTGAGTCATAA